The genomic region ACTTTCAGTTAAATCCTCCTTTCCACCTAATCCTCTAATAGCCATAATTATAAATATAATTAAACATAAAATTGTTATCCAAATTCCTAATTTTTTACTAAATTTTTCCAGATTTTTTTGTAATGGTGTTTCCTCTTCCTGAGCATTTTCTATTAAATGAGCTATTTTCCCCATTTCTGTAGTCATACCAGTATTAGTTATTACAACTGTTCCTCTTCCATATACAACCATAGATCCACTGTATACGAAGTTTTTTCTGTCTCCTAAGGGAACTTCCTTTTCAATTGTTTCAGAATTTTTTAAAATAGCTTCCGATTCTCCAGTTAACATTCCCTCTTCAACTTTTAAACTTTGTCCTTCAATAACTCTTCCATCCCCAGGAATATAATCTCCTGCCTCTAAAAAAATAATATCTCCAGGAACTAGATCCTTTGCTGGTATTGTTTCCCTTTTTCCATTTCTAATAACTTTGGCCATAGGAGCAGAAAAATTCTTTAAAGCTTCCAAAGCTCCCTCAGCTTTTTTACTTTGAACAACTCCTAAAATACTATTTAAAATTAAAACTATAAATATAACTAAAGATTCAACCATCTCTCCTAAAAACATCTGTACAACTGCAGCTATTAAAAGAATAATAACCAATGGATCCTTAAAAGAATCTATTATCATTTGAAATGTACTTGTTCCTTCTTTTTCCTTCAATTCATTTAATCCATACTTTTCCTGTCTTTCTTTTACTTCTACTTCTGTTAATCCTTTTACAGAAGTTTTTAATTCATTTAAAACTTCCTCATTTGATTTTTGGTAAAACATATATCCTCCTTGTAAAATAAAAAAAACCTATGGAAGAAAACTATATTAGTTTTCTCCATAGGTCTTGCATTCAAAATTTCTTCTGATAGATAACCGGGCGTTAACCGTAATGACGACTATCTTTTCCTATAAAAATAGGATTGCTACTCCCCTAGGGACTATTTCTTTTCTCTATTATATAAATATTTTTTAAAAAAATCAATTTTTTTTAAAGGTTTTATTTTTTTTAATTGTAAATTATATATAAAACCTATATAAAAGGAGGTAATAACTATGAATGAAAAAAATTTTAAATTAGTTTATATTTATATTAATAAATCTCAGAAACGTAGTTTAGAAGAATTTTTTGAAAAAATTAATTTTTCCTACTATGCTATTCAAAATGATCTTGAAAGTGTTTGGGAGGACGGTGTAAAACATAAAAATAATCCCGTTTGGCCTGGAACAGATTGCTTATTTTGGCTAACTGTCAAAGAAAAAAAATTAGAAAAATTAATTGGGAATTTAAAATGGTTTCGTATGAATTTGCCTGAAAATGTTATTATGTCTATTACCATTATGCCCGTAGATAATTTATTTCCTAATTTATATAAAGCAGATATTACTCCTATTAATCCTTTCGAAGAAAAATAGGAGGGATTTCCCTCCTATTTTGAAACAAGTACAACTGAACTTCTCTCTCTAACATAAACATATTTTTCTAATATTAATATACCTTCATCTATATAGCTTTCTTCTTCAAATGTATCAACAATTTTATACCATTTTTTTCCTGGAATATATGGTAATTGAAATTTTAATTCTTCATGGTAGGAATTTAAAGCTACATATATACTTTCATCTATCTCTTCTTCTTTATCCACATCCATTCCATCTATTAAAAATGCTAAACTTTTTGATTCATAATTCCAATCTGGTTTTCCTATTTCTACCCCATGCCAACTAATATCTTCATATCCATTTTTATTAAAATCTTCTCCTTGGAAAAATTTTTCTTTTTTTAAAGATTTATGTTTTTTTCTAAAAAGAATCATATTTTTATAAAAATTAAAAATATCTTTAAATTCCTCTAGTCTACTCCAATCTAACCAATTGGTTTCATTATCTTGACAATAGGCATTATTATTTCCCAATTGAGTTTTTGCCATTTCATCTCCCATTAAAACCATAGGAACCCCTTGGGAAATCATTAAAATAACTATCATATTTTTCATTTGTCTTTTTCTTAATTTAATTATTTCACCATCATTTGTTTCTCCTTCTATTCCACAATTCCACGAATAATTTTCATTGGTTCCATCCCTATTATTTTCTCCATTGGCTAAATTATGTTTTTCATTATAAGATACTAAATCCCACATGGTAAATCCATCATGGGCAGTTATAAAATTTATACTATTATAGGGATTTCTGCCATATTTCTCAAAAAGATCTGGGCTTCC from Cetobacterium ceti harbors:
- a CDS encoding PG0541 family transporter-associated protein, with the protein product MNEKNFKLVYIYINKSQKRSLEEFFEKINFSYYAIQNDLESVWEDGVKHKNNPVWPGTDCLFWLTVKEKKLEKLIGNLKWFRMNLPENVIMSITIMPVDNLFPNLYKADITPINPFEEK